Proteins from a single region of Echeneis naucrates chromosome 14, fEcheNa1.1, whole genome shotgun sequence:
- the tmigd1 gene encoding transmembrane and immunoglobulin domain-containing protein 1, translating to MMFRPSLLLLLLYCATRTLCVQIQSEQDVSTDGVITTELEKTVSLLCTPDGDSEAEEELVWLRNGAVVRLNEENRKGRSSVCISPIIHEDNEAVFTCHLSRNATVSASVTLNVTYHPQLSEAEQVEVEIESMLVLSCDIWANPQVSSILWTLNGSAVDLSASGFTMSSDGFTSQLTANTVERSLHEGTYECTAHFPLHGTISKVFQVTVTEKTMKFPLFPIIAGVVVVCLTAILAVVSRWKKIAKCCK from the exons ATGATGTTCAGACCTTCTCTTTTACTTTTGCTCCTCTACTGTGCCACCCGGACACTAT GTGTCCAGATCCAGTCCGAGCAAGATGTCAGCACTGACGGTGTTATAACCACAGAGCTGGAGAAGACTGTGTCTCTACTTTGCACGCCTGATGGCGAttctgaggctgaggaagagcTGGTGTGGCTGAGGAACGGCGCTGTGGTCAGActaaatgaagaaaacaggaaggggCGCAGCAGTGTCTGTATCTCACCCATCATCCACGAAGATAACGAGGCCGTTTTCACCTGCCACCTGAGCAGAAACGCCACAGTTAGCGCCTCAGTCACCCTGAATGTCACAT ATCACCCGCAGCTCTCTGAGGCAGAGCAGGTTGAAGTGGAGATCGAATCAATGTTGGTCCTGAGTTGCGATATCTGGGCCAATCCACAAGTCTCATCTATATTGTGGACACTAAATGGAAGCGCAGTGGATCTATCAGCAAGTGGCTTCACAATGAGCAGCGATGGCTTTACGAGCCAACTGACGGCCAACACTGTTGAGAGGAGCCTGCATGAAGGCACATATGAGTGCACAGCTCACTTTCCTCTCCACGGAACAATAAGCAAGGTCTTCCAAGTCACAGTAACAG AAAAGACGATGAAGTTTCCACTGTTTCCCATCATAGCAGGGGTAGTGGTGGTGTGCCTGACTGCAATTCTCGCTGTGGTTTCACGATGGAAAAAAATTGCAAAG TGCTGCAAGTAA